The Vicia villosa cultivar HV-30 ecotype Madison, WI linkage group LG1, Vvil1.0, whole genome shotgun sequence genome includes a region encoding these proteins:
- the LOC131616156 gene encoding zinc finger CCCH domain-containing protein 7-like, producing the protein MPNCSYFLQGLCSNKSCSYRHVNVNSNASICEGFLKGYCADRNELKINHTISSEILINPGYVLALNVKYRVFHYGLQFSVGNWSFDKAGCREIFIGSIAFRMTCYMDAVI; encoded by the exons ATGCCTAATTGCTCATACTTTTTGCAAG gctTATGCTCAAACAAAAGTTGTTCATATAGACATGTCAACGTGAACTCCAATGCATCTATTTGTGAAGGATTTCTTAAGGGTTATTGTGCTGACAGAAATGAG TTGAAAATAAATCACACTATAAGCAGTGAGATACTGATAAACCCGGGATATGTTCTTGCGCTTAACGTCAAATATCGAGTTTTTCATTATGGATTGCAATTCAGTGTCGGGAACTGGAGCTTCGACAAAGCAGGCTGCCGAGAGATTTTCATTGGATCTATTGCA TTCCGCATGACGTGTTATATGGATGCGGTGATTTAA